A genomic region of Pirellulales bacterium contains the following coding sequences:
- a CDS encoding polysaccharide biosynthesis tyrosine autokinase, which yields MSTTHNSDPSAAQTISSPPPDEHRGGELVPVGSNYGMAPYAGVPWQTGPAPRPEMLSAAPDPMSMLRAFRRRWPLATGLGILAALAAMAGAWYVIPQKGEVIAYVQVMRDPETMTTKARQADSYEFLTYRNTTVEMMKSKSLLTRAIRDPSIAQLPLIKKQNDPVEWLQDQLSMKYPGDAELLQVTMSGSIEEIDNIVNIVNAVINAYFKEVVEKGVLERTKKEQKLSELRQMKSEELLRDMKDIEGLQKNLGIVDPAAAAAQNQMLQQQLGVVNNSIFSHTSQAANLEVEVDKLKLDIELARDPAAREARAEEEMHKDDKLKKLEEQKSDLELAISEAKNQVKGKDNPTVKRLAKSLQAVEEKVGLRRDDLMKRFSDSNESVKIKEFEGKKLATEKHRASVVEQIAELKEQHTELTEKLTVMTRDTAELDTKRQRVKTLQALVDGLNADLYKISVEKSAPSRVQKLDDAIAPGGSSMKRKAGLVGFAGFAVFAMVGLAVAFFEFQARRISTSSQLSDGLGLRVVGALPSVTRPGRKALAAANGDLNRLLVESIDTVRTNLIHSAVSEPMRVVMITSALDREGKTTVASQLAASLARCGRRTLLVDGDLRRPTAHKLFELPLEPGLCEVLRGEGEVDDVIRPTRVAGLWMISAGQYDLESIQALSKDGVGDIFDVLRSRFDFIIVDSAPVLSIADASMMGQNVDAAILCVMREVSQASKVYEASEQLRSVGIHVLGAVINGERTEATYRAHAARA from the coding sequence ATCTAGCCCCCCGCCGGACGAACATCGCGGCGGCGAGTTAGTCCCCGTCGGCAGCAACTACGGGATGGCGCCCTACGCGGGCGTACCCTGGCAGACCGGCCCGGCACCGCGCCCCGAGATGCTCTCTGCCGCGCCGGATCCGATGTCGATGCTGCGCGCCTTTCGGCGCCGCTGGCCGCTGGCGACCGGGCTAGGCATCTTGGCCGCGCTCGCGGCCATGGCTGGTGCCTGGTATGTGATTCCGCAAAAAGGCGAAGTCATCGCCTACGTGCAGGTCATGCGCGATCCGGAAACCATGACCACGAAAGCGCGTCAGGCCGACTCGTACGAGTTTTTGACGTATCGAAATACGACCGTCGAAATGATGAAGAGCAAGTCGCTTTTAACGCGCGCCATTCGCGACCCGTCGATTGCCCAACTGCCGCTTATCAAGAAACAAAATGATCCGGTCGAATGGCTGCAGGATCAACTAAGTATGAAATACCCCGGCGACGCCGAACTGTTGCAGGTCACGATGAGCGGGTCGATCGAAGAGATCGACAACATCGTCAACATCGTCAACGCCGTGATCAACGCATACTTCAAGGAAGTCGTGGAAAAGGGAGTGCTGGAGCGTACCAAGAAAGAGCAAAAGCTGAGCGAGCTGAGGCAGATGAAGAGTGAAGAGCTGCTGCGCGATATGAAGGACATTGAAGGTCTGCAAAAGAATCTGGGCATTGTCGATCCTGCCGCGGCGGCCGCGCAGAATCAGATGCTGCAGCAACAACTGGGCGTGGTGAATAATTCGATCTTCTCGCACACATCGCAGGCGGCGAATCTGGAAGTCGAGGTCGATAAGCTAAAGCTCGACATCGAGCTGGCCCGCGACCCTGCGGCCCGCGAAGCACGCGCCGAGGAGGAAATGCACAAGGACGACAAGCTGAAGAAGCTGGAAGAACAGAAGAGCGATCTGGAGCTAGCCATTTCCGAGGCCAAAAATCAAGTTAAAGGGAAGGACAATCCCACCGTCAAACGGTTGGCGAAAAGCTTGCAGGCGGTCGAGGAAAAGGTCGGCTTGCGACGGGACGACCTAATGAAACGCTTTTCCGACTCAAATGAATCGGTAAAGATCAAGGAATTCGAAGGTAAAAAGCTGGCTACCGAAAAGCATCGCGCCAGCGTCGTGGAGCAGATCGCAGAGTTGAAGGAACAGCACACCGAACTGACCGAGAAACTGACGGTCATGACGCGCGACACCGCGGAACTGGATACCAAGCGCCAACGCGTCAAAACGCTGCAGGCCCTTGTCGATGGCTTGAATGCCGACTTGTACAAGATCTCTGTCGAAAAGTCGGCCCCCTCGCGCGTGCAAAAGTTGGACGACGCGATTGCGCCGGGCGGATCGAGCATGAAGCGTAAGGCCGGGCTTGTCGGCTTTGCCGGCTTCGCCGTTTTCGCTATGGTTGGATTGGCCGTGGCGTTCTTCGAATTCCAGGCCCGCCGTATCAGCACCTCCTCGCAGTTGAGTGACGGATTAGGGTTGCGGGTCGTCGGCGCGCTTCCCTCGGTCACGCGTCCCGGTCGAAAGGCTCTGGCCGCGGCCAACGGCGACCTGAACCGGTTGCTCGTCGAATCGATCGATACGGTCCGCACCAATTTGATTCACAGTGCGGTTTCGGAACCGATGCGCGTGGTCATGATCACCAGTGCCCTGGATCGCGAGGGGAAGACCACGGTCGCCAGCCAACTAGCGGCCAGCCTGGCGCGGTGCGGCCGCAGGACGTTGCTGGTCGACGGCGACTTGCGCCGTCCCACGGCGCACAAGCTGTTCGAACTGCCGCTCGAGCCGGGGCTTTGCGAAGTCCTGCGAGGCGAAGGAGAGGTGGACGACGTCATTCGCCCCACGCGTGTGGCCGGCTTGTGGATGATTTCGGCCGGTCAGTACGACCTGGAAAGCATTCAGGCGTTGTCGAAAGACGGTGTCGGCGACATTTTCGACGTGCTGCGATCGCGCTTCGATTTCATCATCGTCGACTCGGCGCCCGTGCTCAGCATTGCGGACGCGTCAATGATGGGGCAAAACGTCGACGCCGCAATACTGTGCGTCATGCGCGAAGTGAGCCAGGCCAGCAAAGTCTATGAGGCCAGCGAGCAGCTTCGCTCGGTCGGCATTCACGTGCTGGGAGCCGTCATCAACGGCGAACGGACCGAGGCCACTTATCGCGCCCATGCCGCCCGCGCCTAA
- a CDS encoding exosortase-associated EpsI family protein: MKSYLAPACAALLIISTGLVRAYWGGAFGAGDDAEILKLFADRIKDVPMAVGDWEGKDQEEMDPREREVAEADASLGRQYTNRLTGAVVNISLVSGRFRGVAQHVPTQCYVAAGFQMMNPEIQYDIETDAGPVKCYTTVFKKDEHTGTQYLRVFWTWSYDGNWIAPDLPRVALVGQPALYKMYFIDIVPMPGQAIEQNSAVDFVRKFIPPTNAVLFPDQPAKSSDSAPVNEPTSSPAS; the protein is encoded by the coding sequence ATGAAGAGCTATTTGGCGCCCGCTTGTGCCGCCCTGTTGATCATCAGCACCGGATTGGTCCGGGCCTATTGGGGTGGCGCCTTCGGGGCCGGCGACGACGCCGAGATCCTCAAGTTGTTTGCTGACCGGATCAAAGACGTCCCGATGGCCGTCGGCGATTGGGAGGGCAAGGACCAAGAAGAGATGGATCCGCGCGAGCGCGAAGTGGCCGAAGCCGATGCATCGCTCGGACGACAATACACGAATCGTTTGACCGGCGCGGTCGTCAATATCTCCCTGGTCAGCGGTCGCTTCCGCGGTGTGGCCCAGCACGTCCCCACGCAATGCTACGTGGCGGCCGGCTTCCAAATGATGAACCCGGAAATTCAATACGATATCGAGACCGACGCCGGTCCGGTGAAGTGTTACACCACGGTGTTCAAGAAGGACGAACATACGGGCACGCAGTACCTGCGCGTCTTCTGGACCTGGAGCTACGACGGCAATTGGATCGCCCCCGACCTGCCGCGCGTGGCGCTGGTCGGACAACCGGCGCTGTACAAGATGTATTTCATCGACATAGTGCCGATGCCGGGGCAGGCGATCGAACAGAACTCGGCTGTGGATTTTGTTCGCAAATTCATCCCGCCCACCAACGCTGTCTTGTTCCCCGATCAACCCGCGAAATCCTCGGACTCAGCTCCGGTCAATGAACCCACGTCGTCCCCCGCCAGTTGA
- a CDS encoding DegT/DnrJ/EryC1/StrS family aminotransferase, producing the protein MTSPSAAVAKKDWLFVDAGKKVPLARAWFDESEPTAAAEVVRSGWLCQGPKVAEFEEQFAKTVEARHAIAVSNGSIALLVCLQAMGIEPGDEVIAPNMTFISSATAAMVLGAKPVLCDINLTNYCIDVDRLASLITPRTKAIVPVHYAGQSADMGPIMDLADKHGLSILEDAAEAHLARYNDDKYVGTIGRMGIFSFTPTKPMTTGEGGMIVTNDDDLAAQCRLIRNFGDSGKFQWDLLGFNYRMNEVAAAVGICQLAKLKQIIAMRREKALRYDQAFAGEEAIVIPWRRSMEDINYQLYTVRFRLDLLDADRDQIADELAELGVASRLYYPSLHRQKVFAPFGPYDDKDFPNSLEFERSALSLPIFTGLTNDEQDYVSASLLKVVRHHRKRT; encoded by the coding sequence ATGACCTCTCCGTCCGCTGCTGTCGCCAAGAAAGATTGGTTGTTCGTCGATGCCGGCAAGAAGGTGCCGCTCGCGCGGGCATGGTTCGACGAATCCGAGCCGACGGCCGCGGCCGAAGTCGTGCGCTCGGGCTGGTTATGCCAGGGGCCGAAAGTCGCGGAATTCGAAGAGCAATTCGCCAAAACGGTCGAAGCCCGGCATGCGATCGCCGTATCGAACGGCTCGATCGCTTTGCTCGTCTGCCTGCAAGCGATGGGAATAGAACCGGGCGACGAGGTCATTGCGCCGAATATGACCTTCATCTCCTCGGCCACCGCGGCCATGGTGCTGGGGGCGAAGCCGGTGTTGTGCGACATCAACCTGACAAACTATTGCATCGACGTCGATCGACTCGCGTCGCTGATAACGCCGCGCACCAAGGCCATCGTCCCGGTCCATTACGCCGGCCAATCGGCCGACATGGGACCAATCATGGACCTGGCCGACAAGCACGGCCTGAGCATCCTCGAAGATGCCGCCGAGGCACATCTGGCCCGATATAACGACGACAAGTACGTCGGCACGATCGGCCGCATGGGCATTTTCAGCTTCACGCCCACCAAGCCTATGACCACGGGCGAAGGGGGCATGATCGTCACGAACGACGATGATCTCGCGGCGCAATGCCGGTTGATTCGCAATTTCGGCGACTCGGGCAAATTCCAGTGGGACTTGCTCGGTTTCAACTACAGGATGAACGAAGTCGCGGCCGCGGTCGGCATCTGCCAACTGGCCAAACTCAAGCAAATCATCGCGATGCGTCGCGAGAAGGCGCTGCGCTACGACCAGGCGTTCGCCGGCGAAGAGGCGATCGTCATTCCCTGGCGGCGTTCAATGGAAGATATCAACTACCAGCTTTACACGGTTCGGTTCCGCCTGGACCTGCTGGACGCGGACCGCGACCAGATCGCCGATGAATTGGCCGAGTTGGGAGTCGCCTCACGACTCTACTACCCGTCGTTGCATCGGCAAAAGGTCTTTGCACCGTTTGGTCCCTACGACGACAAGGACTTCCCGAACTCGCTGGAATTCGAACGGTCGGCCCTGTCCCTGCCGATCTTTACCGGCTTGACCAACGACGAACAGGATTATGTCAGCGCCTCGCTGTTGAAGGTCGTGCGACATCATCGGAAGCGGACTTAG
- a CDS encoding NAD-dependent epimerase/dehydratase family protein, which produces MITGKKVLITGGAGFIATHMAERLAERNEVTLFDIDLNGSITYSPLNKDSRVRKVQGDVRNLEAVQEEVSRCQILLHYASILGVRKVIDNARDTIDTVLFGTRNVLEAARHNPKIERIVNISTSEVYGNVMDAREGNNCLVSTANDARVCYASSKLAAEHIVWAYHRDFKLPTVIVRPFNIFGPMRKTDNAVGRFCVRAIANKDVTLIGDGSQLRSWCYIDDFCDAMSSCIETEKAIGEDFNFGNPVTAVTIYDLADRTIRLAKSSSKITTTAHTFSDIGVRAPSSVKARDLLGYVPKFNLDAGLLPTIEWYRQNLNDFRDWL; this is translated from the coding sequence ATGATCACAGGTAAGAAGGTATTAATCACGGGCGGGGCCGGTTTCATCGCCACGCACATGGCCGAGCGGTTGGCCGAACGCAATGAAGTGACGCTGTTCGATATCGATCTGAACGGCTCGATCACCTACAGCCCGCTGAACAAGGACAGTCGCGTCCGCAAAGTCCAAGGGGACGTGCGCAATCTCGAGGCCGTGCAAGAGGAAGTCTCGCGCTGCCAGATTCTACTGCACTACGCGTCGATCCTGGGCGTGCGCAAAGTCATCGACAACGCGCGCGATACGATCGATACGGTGCTATTCGGCACGCGCAATGTGCTCGAGGCGGCCCGCCACAATCCAAAGATCGAGCGCATCGTCAACATCTCGACCAGCGAGGTGTACGGCAACGTGATGGACGCTCGCGAAGGAAACAACTGCCTGGTCAGCACCGCCAATGACGCGCGCGTCTGTTATGCCTCGAGCAAGCTGGCGGCCGAGCACATCGTGTGGGCCTATCACCGCGATTTCAAGTTGCCGACGGTCATCGTGCGGCCGTTCAACATCTTCGGCCCGATGCGCAAGACCGACAACGCGGTCGGCCGGTTCTGCGTCCGCGCGATCGCCAACAAAGACGTGACCCTCATCGGCGATGGCAGCCAGTTGCGATCGTGGTGCTATATCGACGATTTCTGCGACGCCATGTCGAGCTGCATCGAAACGGAAAAGGCCATCGGCGAGGATTTCAACTTCGGCAATCCGGTGACCGCCGTCACGATCTATGATTTGGCTGACCGCACCATCCGGCTGGCCAAGAGCAGCTCGAAGATCACGACCACAGCGCACACCTTCAGCGATATCGGCGTCCGTGCCCCCAGCTCGGTGAAAGCCCGCGATCTGCTGGGATACGTGCCGAAATTCAACCTGGACGCGGGCCTGCTGCCGACGATCGAGTGGTACCGCCAGAACCTGAACGATTTCCGGGATTGGCTGTAG
- a CDS encoding SDR family oxidoreductase: MNSSKLSFTTGTILRMGADTVMLHVAVAAALGLRLVWLVVSGNARTPVDNAADFWRLFSHFCTSVWPLTLVCLVVFYISGFYTYGRAYQSRYKALIVAQGATLGFLIFASLSYLFSGAGFTLPRSALVMSWLFSVVLLVGSRIWTTLWATIVSPERDALVKKQVGERRVLVIGGGGYIGSALLPKLLDKGYHVRLLDLLIFGDDPIQQVINHPRLEVRRGDFRHVEQVADALRDVDSVVHLGAIVGDPACNLDEELTIEVNLTATRMIAELAKASGVQRMVFASTCSVYGATDEMLDERSIVKPISLYGHTKLASERVLLSMTNDSFKPTILRFSTIYGLSGRTRFDLVVNLLTAKAKLEGKITVFGGDQWRPFVHVDDAALAVATVLEAPEEIVGSQIFNVGSNDQNYTIQQIGEMVHENVFSAELLVNSNDADKRNYRVNFNKIRNQLGFTPQWTVRQGIQQVLDAIANGDISDYADSRYSNVKFLSEKKSVVRDNWAHELVRVIASQ, encoded by the coding sequence GTGAACTCTTCTAAACTCAGCTTCACCACCGGCACGATCCTGCGCATGGGCGCCGATACGGTGATGTTGCACGTCGCCGTTGCCGCGGCACTCGGACTGCGATTGGTGTGGCTCGTGGTCTCCGGTAATGCCCGCACGCCCGTCGATAACGCGGCCGACTTCTGGCGATTGTTCAGCCATTTCTGCACGTCGGTATGGCCGCTGACCTTGGTCTGTTTGGTTGTCTTTTACATCAGCGGCTTTTACACGTACGGCCGCGCGTATCAGAGTCGCTACAAGGCATTAATTGTCGCCCAGGGCGCGACGCTCGGATTTTTGATCTTTGCCTCGCTGTCGTATCTGTTCAGCGGTGCTGGATTTACGTTGCCACGGTCTGCTCTGGTGATGTCGTGGCTGTTCAGCGTGGTGCTGCTGGTCGGTTCGCGCATCTGGACGACCCTGTGGGCGACGATCGTCAGCCCCGAGCGGGATGCCCTGGTCAAGAAGCAGGTGGGCGAACGCCGGGTGCTGGTCATCGGTGGCGGGGGTTACATCGGGTCGGCCTTGCTGCCAAAGTTGCTCGATAAGGGCTATCACGTTCGCCTGCTCGATCTGCTGATCTTCGGCGATGATCCGATCCAGCAGGTCATCAATCATCCGCGCTTGGAAGTTCGCCGCGGCGATTTCCGCCACGTCGAACAAGTGGCTGATGCGTTGCGCGACGTCGACTCGGTGGTTCACCTGGGCGCGATCGTCGGCGATCCGGCTTGCAATCTGGACGAAGAGTTGACGATCGAGGTCAACCTGACGGCCACCCGCATGATTGCTGAGCTGGCCAAGGCATCGGGCGTGCAACGGATGGTGTTCGCCAGCACCTGTTCGGTCTACGGCGCCACGGACGAGATGCTGGACGAGCGAAGCATCGTCAAACCAATTTCGCTCTACGGCCATACGAAGCTGGCATCGGAGCGCGTGCTGTTGTCCATGACCAACGACAGCTTCAAACCCACGATTCTGCGGTTCTCGACCATTTACGGCCTATCGGGCCGGACACGGTTCGACCTGGTCGTAAATCTGCTCACGGCCAAGGCCAAGCTGGAAGGCAAGATCACGGTCTTCGGTGGTGATCAGTGGCGTCCCTTCGTACACGTCGACGACGCGGCCCTGGCCGTGGCAACGGTGCTAGAAGCGCCAGAGGAAATCGTCGGCAGCCAGATCTTCAACGTGGGATCGAACGATCAGAATTACACCATTCAGCAAATCGGCGAAATGGTGCATGAGAATGTCTTCTCGGCCGAGCTGCTCGTCAATTCCAACGACGCCGACAAACGCAACTATCGCGTCAACTTCAACAAGATCCGCAACCAGCTCGGCTTCACGCCGCAATGGACCGTCCGGCAGGGCATTCAACAAGTGTTGGACGCCATCGCGAACGGTGACATTTCGGACTACGCCGATTCCCGCTACTCGAACGTAAAGTTCCTTAGCGAGAAGAAATCCGTCGTTCGCGACAATTGGGCGCACGAACTTGTGCGGGTGATTGCCTCGCAATAG
- a CDS encoding glycosyltransferase family 4 protein produces MRLLLIHQYFAGPSEPGGTRHYELASHLVRAGHDCTIVASTMNYASGKRVVEGRGLVVEQRIDGIRVLRAYTYPSLHRSFAWRVVALVSFMFTSVWAALRAKDIDLVMGTSPPLFQALSAWLVSAIRRRPLLLEIRDLWPEFAIDIGLLKNPIIIKLARWVEVFLYRRATHLLVNSPAYRDYLLAKGVPDAKITVIANGVDPDMFTPEADGKFFREEMGVTDKFVVTYAGALGMANDIETILRAAARLRTETRVRFLLVGEGKDRPQLEAKAKELELGNLKFAGSRSKAEMRAVLAGSNICLATLKNIPMFRTTYPNKVFDYMAAGRPTVLAIDGVIRQVVEAAGGGVFVEPGNDRALAAAIQSLCDDRERCQAMGLAARRYVVENFNRHRQAQDFVRLLERLTNVPQTDHEPPVPEVRETCV; encoded by the coding sequence ATGCGTCTGCTGTTGATTCACCAATACTTTGCCGGGCCCTCCGAGCCCGGCGGTACGCGCCACTACGAGCTGGCTTCGCACTTGGTACGCGCTGGGCACGATTGCACGATCGTCGCCAGTACGATGAACTACGCGTCGGGCAAACGTGTGGTCGAAGGGCGCGGCCTGGTCGTCGAGCAACGAATAGACGGCATTCGCGTCCTGAGGGCCTACACCTATCCCTCGCTGCATCGCAGCTTCGCCTGGCGCGTCGTGGCGCTGGTGAGCTTTATGTTCACGTCGGTGTGGGCCGCTTTACGTGCCAAGGATATCGACCTGGTGATGGGGACGTCACCTCCGTTGTTCCAAGCGCTCAGCGCGTGGCTGGTGTCGGCGATCCGCCGTCGCCCTTTGCTCTTGGAAATTCGCGACCTGTGGCCCGAGTTTGCCATCGATATCGGCCTGCTGAAGAATCCGATCATCATCAAACTCGCCCGCTGGGTGGAAGTCTTCCTCTATCGGCGGGCCACGCATTTGCTGGTCAATTCCCCCGCCTATCGCGACTATCTGCTCGCCAAGGGCGTGCCGGACGCGAAAATCACCGTTATCGCCAATGGTGTCGACCCCGACATGTTCACACCCGAGGCCGACGGCAAGTTCTTTCGCGAAGAGATGGGGGTCACGGACAAGTTCGTCGTCACCTATGCCGGCGCCCTGGGCATGGCCAATGACATCGAGACCATCCTCCGCGCCGCGGCCCGCCTGCGGACCGAGACCCGCGTCCGCTTCCTGCTGGTGGGCGAAGGCAAGGATCGCCCGCAGCTTGAGGCCAAGGCTAAGGAGCTGGAGCTGGGCAATTTGAAATTTGCCGGTTCGCGTTCCAAGGCCGAGATGCGTGCCGTGCTCGCCGGCTCGAACATTTGCCTGGCGACGCTCAAGAACATCCCGATGTTCCGCACGACGTACCCCAACAAGGTGTTCGACTACATGGCCGCCGGCCGGCCGACGGTGCTGGCCATCGACGGCGTGATTCGCCAGGTGGTCGAAGCGGCAGGGGGCGGCGTATTTGTCGAACCGGGGAACGACCGCGCCCTGGCCGCGGCGATCCAGTCCTTGTGCGACGATCGCGAACGTTGTCAGGCGATGGGCTTGGCTGCGCGCCGGTATGTCGTCGAGAATTTCAATCGTCATCGCCAAGCGCAGGACTTTGTCCGCCTGTTGGAGCGTTTGACGAACGTCCCGCAAACGGATCATGAACCGCCTGTACCGGAAGTTCGGGAAACGTGCGTTTGA
- a CDS encoding sugar transferase yields the protein MNRLYRKFGKRAFDLAVAVPALVVFSPIIALTALAVRWRLGAPVIFRQERPGQNGTPFEVYKFRTMVDTRDAAGNLLPDAERLPAFGIFLRRTSLDELPQLWNVVRGDMSLVGPRPLMMRYLGRYSAEQFRRHDCLPGITGWAQVNGRNDISWERKFELDVWYVDHLSFWLDLKTLWLTVLKTVLGVGVSASGHATMPEFEGTKELQLRK from the coding sequence ATGAACCGCCTGTACCGGAAGTTCGGGAAACGTGCGTTTGATCTGGCGGTCGCCGTGCCGGCGCTCGTCGTGTTTTCTCCGATCATCGCGCTCACGGCTCTGGCCGTGCGCTGGCGGTTGGGAGCGCCGGTCATTTTCCGTCAGGAGCGCCCCGGACAGAACGGCACTCCTTTCGAGGTGTACAAGTTTCGCACGATGGTCGACACCCGCGACGCCGCTGGCAATCTATTGCCGGATGCCGAGCGATTGCCCGCCTTCGGCATCTTCCTGCGTCGCACGAGCCTGGACGAGCTGCCGCAACTTTGGAACGTGGTGCGCGGGGACATGAGCCTGGTCGGTCCACGCCCCCTGATGATGCGCTACTTGGGGCGATACAGCGCCGAGCAGTTTCGCCGGCACGATTGTTTGCCCGGCATCACTGGCTGGGCCCAAGTGAACGGTCGCAACGACATTTCGTGGGAAAGAAAATTCGAGCTCGACGTGTGGTATGTCGACCACCTGAGTTTTTGGCTCGATCTAAAAACGCTCTGGTTGACGGTGCTGAAAACGGTTTTAGGGGTCGGTGTCAGCGCTAGCGGACACGCCACGATGCCGGAGTTTGAGGGAACGAAAGAGTTACAACTACGTAAGTAG
- a CDS encoding GNAT family N-acetyltransferase, translated as MFSDSVNIVPTASLQQGMHEKPSMNLTFLTPDSEEWGQFLKTVPHDFYHLPGYARMTAPFDGGQPEAALVRSAENYFFLPYIVRPLSYIPWLGNEGSTLFDIVSPYGYPGPLFSGDEAFHRAAIGEWHRLMQQRGCVSGFIRLHPLLNVGSDIPASGGQIVERGRTVSVDLRLSLEEMWGQTRADHRRNISKSRRSGMTAAIEDFDANLDAFLEMYKETMDRTRASPYYYFPASYFRTLKEVMGEQMSLCLVRGGGGELLSGALLTECCGIVQYHLSGTFNSAIQLRPSKLMLDYARTWAKARGNDAFHLGGGFGAKEDSVFEFKAGFSSSRHSFYTWQFIFSTDQYMLLEERRRGLETAAPNTEFFPVYRG; from the coding sequence GTGTTTAGCGATTCCGTCAACATCGTTCCCACGGCTTCTCTTCAACAGGGAATGCACGAGAAACCGTCGATGAACTTGACGTTCTTGACGCCGGATAGCGAGGAGTGGGGCCAGTTCCTCAAGACTGTCCCGCACGACTTTTATCATCTGCCCGGCTATGCGCGCATGACGGCCCCCTTCGACGGAGGCCAGCCCGAGGCGGCGCTGGTCCGTTCGGCCGAGAATTACTTCTTTCTGCCGTACATCGTGCGGCCGCTTTCCTATATTCCCTGGTTGGGAAACGAGGGAAGCACACTCTTCGACATTGTCTCGCCGTACGGTTACCCCGGCCCACTGTTCAGCGGTGACGAGGCCTTCCACCGCGCGGCAATCGGCGAATGGCATCGGCTGATGCAACAGCGTGGCTGCGTGAGCGGGTTCATCCGCCTGCACCCGCTGTTGAATGTCGGCAGCGACATCCCCGCCTCGGGCGGTCAGATCGTCGAACGCGGCCGCACCGTCTCGGTCGACTTGCGCCTATCGCTCGAAGAGATGTGGGGGCAGACGCGCGCCGATCATCGCCGCAATATCTCGAAGTCCCGGCGCAGCGGCATGACCGCGGCCATCGAGGACTTCGACGCCAATCTCGATGCTTTTCTCGAGATGTACAAAGAGACCATGGATCGCACGCGGGCCTCGCCCTATTACTACTTTCCGGCGTCTTACTTTCGAACGCTGAAAGAAGTGATGGGGGAACAAATGTCGCTGTGCCTGGTGCGTGGCGGCGGCGGGGAACTGCTGAGCGGTGCCCTGCTGACCGAGTGCTGCGGCATCGTGCAGTACCATTTGAGCGGCACATTCAACTCGGCGATCCAACTGCGGCCCAGCAAGCTGATGCTCGATTACGCGCGCACCTGGGCCAAGGCGCGCGGCAACGACGCTTTTCATTTGGGGGGCGGCTTCGGCGCCAAAGAGGATTCGGTCTTCGAATTCAAGGCCGGATTCTCGTCCAGCCGTCATTCGTTCTACACCTGGCAATTCATCTTCTCGACCGATCAATACATGCTCCTCGAGGAGCGCCGCCGCGGCCTGGAAACCGCCGCCCCCAACACCGAGTTCTTTCCGGTCTATCGCGGGTAA
- a CDS encoding FkbM family methyltransferase encodes MKLHLVRFLRRPAMALFSRLNPGDITIRHHWTGDPVRLHSFRHKGYWFHGRERERWIMEMLERLIRPGETVVEVGGHIGYVSLWLAKLVGPGHVYVFEPGPNNLKYTEQNLRGKANITLIPKGVGDVQTERIMFVEQLTGLNNTFVENSPLLKGNATLEGFNPDKLCESVPVELVRFDDYAAEHGVKPDLIKIDVEGFEPEVLKGMLGTLAQYHPKLMIEVTRRADLVWPVLVDAGYVAFREDLRVIETERKLRNNLFCLCPDHHGEELRALGVNVPLRS; translated from the coding sequence ATGAAATTGCACCTCGTACGATTCCTCCGCCGGCCAGCGATGGCCCTGTTCTCGCGCCTGAACCCGGGGGACATCACGATTCGGCATCACTGGACCGGTGATCCGGTGCGTTTGCATTCGTTCCGCCACAAGGGCTATTGGTTTCACGGCCGCGAGCGCGAACGCTGGATCATGGAAATGCTCGAGCGTCTGATCCGCCCGGGCGAAACCGTCGTCGAGGTGGGCGGGCATATTGGTTACGTGTCGTTGTGGCTGGCGAAGCTGGTCGGTCCAGGGCATGTCTACGTGTTCGAACCAGGCCCGAATAACCTCAAATACACTGAGCAAAACCTGCGCGGCAAAGCCAACATCACGCTCATTCCCAAGGGTGTCGGGGACGTCCAGACCGAACGGATCATGTTTGTCGAGCAACTCACTGGGTTGAACAACACCTTCGTCGAGAATTCTCCCCTGTTGAAAGGGAACGCCACGCTCGAGGGCTTCAATCCGGACAAATTGTGCGAGTCGGTGCCGGTCGAGTTGGTCCGTTTCGACGACTATGCGGCCGAGCATGGCGTAAAACCGGACCTGATCAAAATCGATGTCGAAGGCTTCGAGCCCGAAGTGCTAAAAGGAATGTTGGGAACACTGGCCCAATACCACCCGAAATTGATGATCGAGGTGACACGTCGGGCGGACCTGGTGTGGCCCGTGCTGGTCGATGCGGGATATGTCGCCTTCCGCGAAGATTTACGAGTCATCGAAACCGAGCGCAAATTGCGCAACAACTTATTCTGCCTCTGTCCGGACCACCACGGTGAAGAACTGCGAGCGTTGGGCGTTAATGTCCCGCTGCGAAGTTAG